CGCTGTCAGCGCCAGATTGCGAGTGACGGACCTCGTTGATCGTCACGGCCGGACCTGCCCCGCTCGAGACGGAGATGTCATCGATCCCGATCATCGAGTCCGAGCTGCCGGCGTTGGTGGTGATGATCCGGATGTCGACGCTGGCCTGATCGTCCGCCGCGGCGGGGAGGGTGACGCTGACGGGCGTCGAGAGCCCGGTGCCGTCGCTGGCGTCCGCGATGTAGCCCGCCGGCAGGTCCGTGAAGTCCCCGGTGGTGCCGACCCGGTACTGGGTCGCGACCTGTTGGACCGCGTCGCTGGTGTCCAGTTCGACCGCCGAGTAGTCCACGGCGATCCCGCTCTGCCCGGTCGTGACCACGCGGATGACCAGGTGAGGGGCGTCTGCGGTCCCGGAGCCCTGCAGCGCGACGACACCCTCCGTCTCCAACTCATGGACGCCACCGGCGGTGGACCCGGCACTCGAGCCCTCGATCACGTCGACTGGCGTCGCAGCTCCGTCGGCCGTGACCGTTCGGGGGTCGACGTCGTTGGCACTCGTCAGACCGTCCCCGCGGTACCCGATGATCCCCGGTACCCCGCTCCAATCGTCATCGGCGGTGATCAACCCCCCGTCCTCCCACGCCTGTGAGAAGGGCAGCGGCTGGGCGGTGTCATCAGCCCGAACAGGTGTGACCAACGAGATGGCCAGCAGCAGGCTCAGCAGCGCCGAGAGTAGGGGAATGGACGGAACCGGACGGCGGATGATCATGACTGCGCGGCCTCTCGATGGATGTTCTTGCGGAGCAGCAGACTAGTACAGGCCTGCGACCGCCTGTCCATCAGGTGACGAGGAGATGAAGCTGTCCGCGATACCGTTCACCACGATGGCCAGGATGACCGCCGGCGAGCGACGAGATCAGCTGATCGGCGTCGCCAAGGAGACCTTCGCCGAGTTGGGTTACGACGGTGCCAGCGTCGAGGAGATCGCTGCGCGGGCTGGGGTGTCCAAACCCGTCGTCTACGAGCACTTCGGTGGCAAGGAGGGGATCTACGCCGTCGTTGTTGATCGTGAGGCCACGCGCCTGCTGGACAAGATCAGTGCCTACATCGACGACAAGAACGGCGGGCGACAGATCATCAACGCCTCCGCGCTGGCGTTCCTCCACTACATCGAGGAGGATCCGGCGGCCTTCCGGGTCCTGACCCGAGACTCGCCGGCGTCCGTGACGACCCCGGGCATCGCCGGCCTGTTGAGCGACGTCGCCGACAAGGCGGCAGGGGTGCTCGCGGCGTTCTTCGACCGCTCTGGGCTTGATCCCGCCACCGCGCCGTTGTACGCCGGTGCCCTGGTCGGCATGGTCGCCTACGTCGGGTCGTGGTGGGCGACGGCCCGGGAGCCGTCAGCAGAAGAGGTGGCCCAACACATCACCGCCCTGGCGTACCACGGGCTTCGCGACCTGCCTCACCACCCCGCCGGCGGCTCCTCACCCTCAAGCTGAGGTGGAGGGTCAGGCTGGAACGTTCTTCCAGTTGTTGACGCAGCGACAGGCAGGCTCACCCTGCGTCGATGCGCAACTTCCAGGAATTAGGAGACCAGTTTGCGGTCGCGCGATTCGGCTCGTTGCCGCTTCTTCTCACGACGCTCCTCGAACCGTGTGGCCTGGGCATCCAAGTTCTCGATGAACTGGGCCAACTCCTCACGACGCTGTTCTGCGGCCGAATCGAGCCCCTCCATCTCGAAGATGCCCCACTTGCGCAGAATCGGCCACACGACGTCATCGTGGTGAACCCGCAGGTCATAGATGCCTGCGAGCGCTATCTGGGCGGCCATCCGGTTGAAGTTCGGGATTCCGTCGCCCGGCATCGAGAATCCCATGACCTCGGCCGCGACGGCCTCGACGACCCCGTTCGGGTCCACGTGCTTCGCCGCGTCCATCATGTCCCGGTAGAAGAGCATGTGGAGGTTCTCGTCCTTGGAGATCCGCTCCATGATCCGGTCGGCCACCGGGTCCCCGGAGTACTTTCCGGTGTTGCGGTGACTGATGCGCGTGGCCAGTTCCTGGAACGAGACGTAGGCAATTCCGCGCAGGGTGTTCTTCCCGTCCGCGTCGTAGCCGACCTCCATGGCCCCCATCCGACCGTCCTCGAGCTTCTTCGGGTCTTCGTTGCGGGTCAACATGAGGTAGTCCCGTAGCACGATCGAGTGTCGCCCCTCCTCCGCGGTCCAGCGGTGGACCCACGACATCCACGCCGTGTCCTTCTTGCCGAACATCGAGTAGATCTCGCGGTGGTAGGAGGGAAGGTTGTCCTCCGTCATCAGGTTCATGAAGAAGGCGGTCCGTGCGACACCGTCGAGGCTGGGCTGGTCGGGGGTCCAGGGCTCAGCCTCGAAGTCCCGCCCGTCGCCGTAGGGCACGTAGTCGTGGGGGTACCACATCTCCACGACCTTCATGTGGCGGTTGAGGTACTGCTCCGCCATCGGTTCGAGCTCGTTCAGGAGGTCGGCGTCGGAGAGGCGAGTGGCCATGGTCTGCATCCAGTTCCGTCGGGGGTCAGGGTTACGGTTGCGTAAGTTACGGTAGCGTAGGTTGCCTCCGGGCGTCTACCGCAGATACGTGTCCGACGGGTCGGGCCGGGTTGGGACCGCAGCCTGATCCTGAGCCTAGAGCAGGCGTAGGATCCGGGCATGGCGACCCTGTTCACGATGATCATCGACGGCGACCTACCCGGCCGATTCGTCTGGGAGGACGAGGTGTGCGTGGCCTTCCTGACGATCGAGCCCCTGACGCCCGGACACACCCTGGTCGTGCCGCGGCGGGAGTTCGACCACTGGTTGGACGCCCCGGCGGATCTCAGGGCGCACCTGTTCGAGGTGTGCCACGAGATCTCAGGAGCCATCGACCAGGCCTACCAGCCGGAGAAGGTCGGCCTGATGATCGCCGGCCTCGAAGTACCGCATCTCCACATCCACCTGGCCGCGATCAACGAGTTGTCCGACCTCGACTTCGCCGGGGTGGACCGTGACCCGGATGCAACGGCCCTTGACGAGGCAGCCAGCCGGATTCGACAGGCCCTGCGTGACCGAGGGGCCGCAGGGGTCTCGGACCGCGGCTGACGGGCCAAGCCGTGTGAGCGGGTACCCCTGGGGGGTATAGTCGGTGCTATGCAGACCACCGATACCATCAGCGTTCCCGAGATCCACTGCGACCACTGCAAGACCTCGATCGAGGGGGCTCTCAATCCACTCGACGGGATCACCGAGGCCACGGTCGACGTCCAGGATGCCAGCGTGACGGTGACGTTCGATCCGGCGCTCATCGATCGCCGCGCGCTGGTCGGGGCCATCGAGGACCAAGGCTATGAGGTCCCCTCATGAGCGCGCTCGATGACGCCGTCGGGAAGACGTCGACCACGTCGGCGGAGCTCGTCTTCGATGTCGAGGGGATGACCTGCGGGTCGTGCGCGGCCCGGGTGCAGCGAGTCCTCGGCAAGGAGGACGGCGTGGTTGACGCACGGGTCAACTACGCGACGGGCATGGCCCACGTCGACGTCGGTCCGGACGTGGCCGAAGACAGCCTGCACGAATCAGTCAGCCGCATCGGGTACGAGCTCGTGCCGCACCGGGACGCGGCGGCACGGCGGCGTGAACAGGAGGATGAGGAGACGAGGTGGCGACGCCGGCTGGTGATCGGCATCCCCATCGCAGCGCTGTTCGGCGTCATGATGGCCCTCGGTCTCTCGGGCGGAGAGATGCCGGGGTGGTTCGAGAACGGTGTCGCGCCGCTGCTGGCGACGGTCACCGTGTTCGGCATCGGCTGGCCGTTCCTGCGGGAGGCAGCGCGCAGAGCCCGAGCGCTGACCACCAACATGGACACGCTGATCGCCATCGGAACGGTGTCGGCATGGGCCTTCTCGCTCGCGCAGTGGTTGGGTGGCCGGACCCCGCGGTACTGGGATGCCCCGGTGTTCATCGTGGTGTTCCTCGTGGCCGGCCGCTACGCCGAGGCACGTGCCAAGAGTCGCGCGGGTGACGCGCTGCAGTCGCTGCTCGAACTTGGTGCCAAGGAGGCCCGACGTCTCGACCCGGAGACCGGTGAGGAGACGGGGATGGTCGATGTCCTCGAGCTCGAGCTGGACGACCACATCCGGGTTCGGCCCGGTGAGACGATCCCGGTCGATGGCGAGGTCGTGGCTGGCTCGACCGCCGTCGACGAGTCGATGCTGACGGGTGAGAGCGCGCCCGTGGAGAAGACGGTCGGCGACCCCGTGACGGGGGCCACCATCAACGCCGGCGGCGCCATCACCGTCGCCGTCAAGGCGGTCGGGGGTCGAAGCAAGCTGGCGCAGATGGCGGCGTTGGTCCAGCGGGCCCAGGACAGCAAGGGTGAGGCGCAGCGCCTGGCCGATCGTGTGTCCGCGGTCTTCGTCCCCATCGTCATCGTGATCGCGCTCGTGACCGCCGCGATCTGGCTGCTCGTTTCGGGCGATGTCGCGGAAGCCGTCACCGCCGCCGTGAGCGTGCTGATCATCGCCTGCCCCTGTGCTCTGGGGCTGGCAACGCCGATGGCGATGATGGTCGGGACGGGGCGCGCCGCCCAACTCGGCATCGTCGTGAAGGGCATCGAGGCGCTGGAGCAGACCCGGCGCGTGGACACCGTGGTCTTCGACAAGACGGGCACGCTGACCGAGGGTCGGATGTCCGTGGTTGCGGTCCACGGTGACGACGACGTCCTGGCCAAGGTCGCGGCAGTCGAGCAGGACTCAGAACACCCGATCGGTGCGGCGATCGTGGAGGCCGCCGAGCAGGTGGACCAGTCGGCGGAGGTGACCGACTTCACGGCTCACGCCGGACGAGGGGTCTCCGCCACGGTGGATGGCCAGACCGTGTACGTCGGTACCCGGCGGCTGTTGGCCGAGGAGGACCTCACGGTGGCGGAGGAGTTCGAGCAGTTGGCAGCGAAGGCCGAGTCGACGGGTGCGACCGTGGTGTTCGCCGGCTGGGATGGCCGGTGCACCGGCGTCATCTCCGTCGCCGACACCGTCAAGTCGAGCGCCGTTGGCGTCGTGGATGCCCTTCGTGACATGGGGGTGGACGTGGCCATGATCACGGGGGACAACCAGCGCACGGCGCGGTCGATCGCCGACGACCTTCGCATCACCACCGTTCTGGCCGAGGTGCTGCCGGAGGACAAGCAGGCCGAGGTGGAGCGTCTGCAGGGACAGGGTCTGACCGTCGCCATGGTCGGTGATGGTGTAAACGATGCACCTGCCCTCGCCCAGGCCGACCTCGGGATAGCGATGGGGACGGGAACAGACGTGGCGATCGAGGCGTCCGATCTGACCCTGATGGCCGGCCGGCTGCAGTCGGTCCCGACCGCGATGCGCCTGGCTGCGGGGACCGAGCGGACCATCCGTCAGAACTTGGCCTGGGCCTTCGGGTACAACACCCTGGCCATCCCGGTGGCGGCGCTCGGGCTGTTGACGCCGGCTGTGGCGGGCGCGGCGATGGCCTTCTCGTCGGTGTCGGTGGTGCTGAACAGCCTACGGCTGCGCCGCTTCGGTCAGGTTGAGGCCCGTGGGGCGGACGATCAGATGGAGGTGGCTCGGTGAGCGCGGAGCCCGGGTACGTGACCGGCGGTGACCAGGCCGCCCTGCTTCGGCGCCTCAAGCGGATCGAGGGGCAGG
The sequence above is a segment of the Euzebya tangerina genome. Coding sequences within it:
- a CDS encoding TetR/AcrR family transcriptional regulator; this encodes MKLSAIPFTTMARMTAGERRDQLIGVAKETFAELGYDGASVEEIAARAGVSKPVVYEHFGGKEGIYAVVVDREATRLLDKISAYIDDKNGGRQIINASALAFLHYIEEDPAAFRVLTRDSPASVTTPGIAGLLSDVADKAAGVLAAFFDRSGLDPATAPLYAGALVGMVAYVGSWWATAREPSAEEVAQHITALAYHGLRDLPHHPAGGSSPSS
- a CDS encoding acyl-ACP desaturase, with translation MATRLSDADLLNELEPMAEQYLNRHMKVVEMWYPHDYVPYGDGRDFEAEPWTPDQPSLDGVARTAFFMNLMTEDNLPSYHREIYSMFGKKDTAWMSWVHRWTAEEGRHSIVLRDYLMLTRNEDPKKLEDGRMGAMEVGYDADGKNTLRGIAYVSFQELATRISHRNTGKYSGDPVADRIMERISKDENLHMLFYRDMMDAAKHVDPNGVVEAVAAEVMGFSMPGDGIPNFNRMAAQIALAGIYDLRVHHDDVVWPILRKWGIFEMEGLDSAAEQRREELAQFIENLDAQATRFEERREKKRQRAESRDRKLVS
- a CDS encoding HIT family protein, producing MATLFTMIIDGDLPGRFVWEDEVCVAFLTIEPLTPGHTLVVPRREFDHWLDAPADLRAHLFEVCHEISGAIDQAYQPEKVGLMIAGLEVPHLHIHLAAINELSDLDFAGVDRDPDATALDEAASRIRQALRDRGAAGVSDRG
- a CDS encoding heavy-metal-associated domain-containing protein, encoding MQTTDTISVPEIHCDHCKTSIEGALNPLDGITEATVDVQDASVTVTFDPALIDRRALVGAIEDQGYEVPS
- a CDS encoding heavy metal translocating P-type ATPase; its protein translation is MSALDDAVGKTSTTSAELVFDVEGMTCGSCAARVQRVLGKEDGVVDARVNYATGMAHVDVGPDVAEDSLHESVSRIGYELVPHRDAAARRREQEDEETRWRRRLVIGIPIAALFGVMMALGLSGGEMPGWFENGVAPLLATVTVFGIGWPFLREAARRARALTTNMDTLIAIGTVSAWAFSLAQWLGGRTPRYWDAPVFIVVFLVAGRYAEARAKSRAGDALQSLLELGAKEARRLDPETGEETGMVDVLELELDDHIRVRPGETIPVDGEVVAGSTAVDESMLTGESAPVEKTVGDPVTGATINAGGAITVAVKAVGGRSKLAQMAALVQRAQDSKGEAQRLADRVSAVFVPIVIVIALVTAAIWLLVSGDVAEAVTAAVSVLIIACPCALGLATPMAMMVGTGRAAQLGIVVKGIEALEQTRRVDTVVFDKTGTLTEGRMSVVAVHGDDDVLAKVAAVEQDSEHPIGAAIVEAAEQVDQSAEVTDFTAHAGRGVSATVDGQTVYVGTRRLLAEEDLTVAEEFEQLAAKAESTGATVVFAGWDGRCTGVISVADTVKSSAVGVVDALRDMGVDVAMITGDNQRTARSIADDLRITTVLAEVLPEDKQAEVERLQGQGLTVAMVGDGVNDAPALAQADLGIAMGTGTDVAIEASDLTLMAGRLQSVPTAMRLAAGTERTIRQNLAWAFGYNTLAIPVAALGLLTPAVAGAAMAFSSVSVVLNSLRLRRFGQVEARGADDQMEVAR